A genomic region of Trueperaceae bacterium contains the following coding sequences:
- the nirK gene encoding copper-containing nitrite reductase — translation MKGFKNNILSGPNLVAGIFVGFIAVATTVGGLDASTGGAVPTDTTERAAAAQELRTLPIADLPVIQAQLGYAPKAAPAVGRDYPALVEVDLITSEEVMEIAPGVEYKFWTFNGSVPGPMIRVREGDVVRLSLRNDHGSQMPHNIDLHAVTGEHGGGRATMTMPGFETGIEFRALNPGVYVYHCATAPVGMHIGNGMYGLIVVEPAEGLAPVDREYYVMQGDFYTTGDFGEKGLQAFDMQRAIDEDPSYVLFNGAVGSITGENALNAERGDEVRIFVGNGGPNLISSFHVIGEIFDRVYVEGGSQVNHNVQTTLVPAGGATIVEFGVEQPGHFSLVDHSIIRATNKGTMGELAVHGENNDAVFSGQLYNRPYAPQELAEGQGH, via the coding sequence ATGAAAGGGTTCAAGAACAACATCCTCAGCGGACCGAACCTCGTAGCAGGAATCTTCGTCGGGTTCATCGCCGTAGCGACCACCGTGGGCGGCCTCGACGCCAGCACAGGCGGCGCCGTCCCCACCGACACCACGGAGAGAGCCGCAGCAGCGCAGGAACTACGGACCCTTCCGATCGCCGACCTTCCCGTCATCCAGGCCCAGTTGGGCTACGCTCCCAAAGCCGCCCCGGCCGTCGGCCGCGACTACCCGGCGCTCGTCGAAGTCGACCTCATCACCAGCGAAGAGGTCATGGAGATCGCGCCCGGAGTCGAGTACAAGTTCTGGACCTTCAACGGCAGCGTCCCTGGCCCCATGATCCGAGTGCGCGAGGGCGACGTCGTGAGGCTCAGCCTTCGCAACGATCACGGCAGTCAGATGCCGCACAACATCGACCTCCACGCGGTAACCGGTGAACACGGCGGTGGCCGGGCCACGATGACCATGCCCGGCTTCGAAACCGGCATCGAGTTCCGCGCCCTCAACCCCGGCGTCTACGTCTATCACTGCGCAACCGCTCCCGTAGGGATGCACATCGGCAACGGCATGTACGGTTTGATAGTCGTCGAACCTGCAGAGGGGCTGGCTCCCGTAGACCGCGAATACTACGTGATGCAGGGCGACTTCTACACCACAGGAGACTTCGGCGAGAAAGGCCTACAGGCGTTCGACATGCAGCGCGCCATCGACGAAGACCCCTCCTACGTACTCTTCAACGGCGCCGTCGGCAGCATCACCGGCGAGAACGCTCTGAACGCCGAACGCGGCGACGAGGTCAGGATCTTCGTAGGAAACGGCGGCCCCAACCTGATCAGCTCGTTCCACGTCATCGGCGAGATCTTCGACCGGGTCTACGTCGAAGGCGGCAGCCAGGTCAACCACAACGTCCAGACCACCCTCGTACCTGCCGGCGGAGCCACCATCGTAGAGTTCGGCGTCGAACAGCCCGGCCACTTCAGCCTCGTCGACCACAGCATCATCCGCGCGACCAACAAGGGAACCATGGGTGAACTGGCGGTCCACGGCGAGAACAACGACGCGGTCTTCAGCGGCCAGCTCTACAACCGCCCATACGCGCCCCAGGAACTGGCTGAAGGCCAAGGCCACTAG
- a CDS encoding STAS domain-containing protein — protein MPKSGSSRIPAILEKQEKRILDDWMKQQASSSAFRPDLISETELRSQSKEFLGLLKEAAKDGSVDNLEAEQWSDLRDALDEYSRSRARQGFTPVEVATYIFSLKQSLFTFLRKEYENEPEELVKELWQATTLLDRLGLYTTETYTRSRDEIIERQRQEMLELSTPVVKIWEGVLALPMIGTLDSERAQVVMESLLERIVETGSTIAIVDITGVPTVDTLVAQHLLKTVSAAKLMGADCIISGIRPQIAQTIVHLGIDLNEVTTKASLADALYTALRRTGHKVGPVNS, from the coding sequence ATGCCGAAGTCCGGCAGTAGCCGCATACCAGCCATACTGGAGAAACAAGAGAAGCGCATCCTCGACGACTGGATGAAGCAGCAGGCGTCTTCTTCGGCATTCAGGCCCGACCTGATCTCGGAGACCGAACTCAGGAGCCAGTCGAAGGAGTTCCTGGGGCTCCTCAAGGAGGCGGCGAAGGACGGCAGCGTCGACAACCTCGAGGCCGAGCAGTGGTCCGACCTGCGGGACGCCTTGGACGAGTATTCGCGTAGCCGGGCCCGCCAGGGGTTCACGCCGGTGGAAGTCGCCACCTACATATTCTCCCTGAAGCAGAGCCTCTTCACCTTCCTCCGCAAGGAGTATGAGAACGAACCCGAGGAGCTGGTGAAGGAGTTGTGGCAAGCGACCACGCTGCTCGACCGATTGGGGCTCTACACCACCGAGACCTACACCCGCTCCAGGGACGAGATCATCGAGAGACAGCGCCAGGAGATGCTCGAGCTCTCCACTCCTGTCGTGAAGATCTGGGAGGGCGTTCTGGCCCTGCCGATGATCGGTACTCTCGATAGCGAACGGGCGCAGGTCGTGATGGAGAGCCTGTTGGAACGGATCGTGGAGACGGGTTCGACGATCGCCATCGTCGACATCACCGGCGTGCCGACCGTCGATACTCTGGTGGCGCAACACCTGCTCAAGACCGTCTCGGCAGCCAAGCTCATGGGCGCCGACTGCATCATCAGCGGCATACGTCCTCAGATAGCGCAGACTATCGTTCACCTGGGCATCGATCTCAACGAGGTCACGACCAAGGCTTCACTGGCCGACGCCCTCTACACCGCCCTGCGGCGTACCGGCCACAAGGTCGGCCCTGTAAACTCCTGA
- a CDS encoding glycosyltransferase family 9 protein, which translates to METGRLGRPERIAVVRALRGLGDMLCVVPALRALRAEYPEAKVTLIGLPWTADLLSRFDGYVNELMEFPGFPGIPEVPYDPARLARFVAGVQGEFDLALQLHGSGTNSNSFAALLGARTTAGYYLPALWCPDPEFFLPYQAHAHEILRWLEFLEFLGVAPQGDHMEFPERPEDGETLTEEWPRWRDAPYVCLHPGAFEPERRWPAERFAEAGDALADEGFTVVLTGSGGERELTRAVASEMRAPAVDLGGRTSLGAMAALLRGASLLVCNDTGVSHLAVAVGTPSVVVFSASDPERWAPLDRERHRVVGRIMPDRINACLHTPYVDGHRCLRDACSSLALPGREGWEPAQVGEVVDEAFDLLGVRN; encoded by the coding sequence GTGGAAACCGGTCGGTTGGGGAGGCCCGAGAGGATCGCGGTAGTGCGCGCACTGCGGGGCCTGGGCGACATGCTCTGCGTCGTGCCCGCCCTGAGGGCGCTGCGTGCGGAGTATCCGGAGGCGAAGGTGACGCTGATCGGCCTTCCGTGGACAGCCGACCTGCTGAGCAGGTTCGACGGTTACGTCAACGAGTTGATGGAGTTCCCCGGTTTCCCCGGCATCCCCGAAGTCCCCTACGACCCTGCCAGGTTGGCGCGGTTCGTCGCCGGAGTACAAGGCGAGTTCGATCTGGCGCTGCAGCTGCACGGCAGCGGTACCAACAGCAACTCCTTCGCGGCGCTCCTGGGAGCACGGACAACGGCCGGCTACTACCTCCCGGCCCTCTGGTGCCCGGATCCCGAGTTCTTCCTCCCCTACCAGGCGCACGCCCACGAGATACTCCGTTGGCTCGAGTTCCTCGAGTTCCTCGGCGTGGCGCCGCAAGGGGATCACATGGAGTTCCCCGAGCGGCCCGAGGACGGTGAGACGTTGACGGAGGAGTGGCCGCGGTGGCGCGACGCTCCTTACGTTTGCCTTCACCCGGGCGCCTTCGAACCCGAGCGGCGGTGGCCGGCCGAGCGGTTCGCAGAAGCGGGAGACGCGCTGGCCGACGAGGGGTTCACGGTCGTCCTCACCGGCAGCGGCGGCGAGCGGGAGCTGACGCGGGCCGTGGCGAGCGAGATGCGGGCGCCGGCGGTGGACCTCGGGGGCCGGACCAGTCTAGGCGCGATGGCCGCCCTGCTGAGAGGGGCCTCGCTACTCGTCTGCAACGACACCGGCGTGTCCCACCTGGCGGTAGCCGTCGGCACGCCCAGCGTGGTCGTCTTCTCTGCGTCCGATCCGGAACGCTGGGCTCCCCTCGACCGAGAACGTCACCGCGTGGTGGGCCGGATAATGCCGGACAGGATCAACGCCTGCCTGCACACTCCCTACGTCGACGGCCACCGTTGCCTGCGCGACGCCTGCAGCAGCCTCGCTCTGCCCGGCCGTGAGGGTTGGGAGCCGGCCCAGGTCGGCGAGGTAGTGGACGAAGCGTTCGATCTGCTGGGTGTCAGGAACTGA
- a CDS encoding anti-sigma regulatory factor, protein MKVRRSDELAVRSADDIVRARQTVRSWAVEMRFSLVDQTKLVTAASELARNMHVYGGGGKLRLEMLENGNRQGLRMTFEDKGPGIADVELAMKDGYSTGEGMGLGLGGARRLVNEFELSSRVGEGTSVVATKWK, encoded by the coding sequence ATGAAGGTGCGGCGGAGCGACGAGCTCGCCGTCAGATCAGCCGACGACATCGTGAGGGCACGGCAGACGGTGCGGTCGTGGGCGGTGGAGATGCGCTTCAGCCTCGTGGACCAGACCAAGCTCGTCACCGCCGCGAGCGAACTGGCGCGCAACATGCACGTTTACGGAGGCGGTGGGAAACTTCGCCTGGAGATGCTCGAGAACGGCAACCGTCAGGGCTTGCGGATGACGTTCGAGGACAAGGGTCCGGGGATAGCCGACGTGGAACTCGCCATGAAGGATGGCTACTCCACAGGCGAGGGCATGGGCCTCGGTCTGGGCGGAGCCAGGCGGCTGGTCAACGAGTTCGAACTCAGTTCTCGGGTCGGGGAGGGCACGAGTGTCGTCGCAACCAAGTGGAAGTAG
- a CDS encoding ATP-binding SpoIIE family protein phosphatase, producing the protein MLPLKLAVADTSQVGEARRRASGLSLECGWRDSDVGKVELVVTELARNLVKHSDGGGELIVVPAAGGPSLTVLTLDEGPGIRNVSQALSDGYSTAGSPGTGLGAVRRLADEFDLYSSPGRGTAVLARLSPTGARARGPAHGMAASGLRFPMVGETECGDGLAWAGGDGRFLAFVVDGLGHGVMAAEAADTAVRTFSKNLHLPPERLMEAVHNALRASRGGVAAVAELRSDRQSIRYVGIGNINAVLHTPEGSRNLVSYNGTLGQEVRKFQAFDYPWTANTTLIMHSDGMSNRWDIGAYPGLERKSPALLAAVLYRDFARDRDDLSVLVARQWLE; encoded by the coding sequence ATGCTGCCCCTGAAGCTGGCCGTAGCCGACACGAGCCAGGTGGGCGAGGCCCGGCGTCGGGCGTCGGGCCTGAGCCTTGAGTGCGGCTGGCGCGACAGTGACGTCGGGAAAGTCGAGCTCGTGGTGACCGAGCTGGCCAGGAACCTCGTCAAGCACTCCGATGGAGGAGGTGAGCTGATAGTGGTGCCGGCGGCTGGCGGACCCTCCCTCACGGTCCTGACCCTCGACGAAGGTCCAGGGATCCGCAACGTCTCTCAGGCCCTCTCCGACGGCTACTCGACGGCGGGCAGCCCAGGCACGGGCCTGGGGGCCGTGAGACGCCTCGCGGACGAGTTCGATCTCTACTCGTCGCCCGGCCGGGGAACCGCCGTCCTCGCGCGGCTTTCGCCGACAGGCGCCCGAGCGCGTGGACCTGCTCACGGGATGGCTGCCTCCGGCCTGCGGTTCCCGATGGTCGGTGAAACCGAGTGCGGCGACGGGCTCGCCTGGGCCGGAGGGGACGGCCGTTTCCTCGCCTTCGTGGTGGACGGGCTGGGGCATGGCGTGATGGCGGCAGAAGCGGCGGATACCGCGGTACGTACCTTCTCGAAGAACCTCCACCTTCCGCCCGAGAGGCTGATGGAAGCCGTGCACAACGCACTCAGGGCTAGTCGGGGAGGTGTCGCCGCGGTCGCCGAGCTTAGGAGCGACCGACAGTCGATCCGCTACGTGGGCATCGGCAACATCAACGCCGTGCTGCACACCCCGGAGGGAAGCCGCAACCTCGTCTCCTACAATGGCACCCTTGGGCAGGAGGTCAGGAAGTTCCAGGCTTTCGACTATCCCTGGACGGCGAACACGACGCTGATCATGCACAGTGACGGGATGAGCAACCGCTGGGACATCGGCGCTTACCCAGGCCTCGAGCGGAAGTCACCCGCCCTGCTGGCGGCCGTCCTCTACCGCGACTTCGCGCGCGACCGCGACGACCTCTCCGTCCTGGTCGCAAGGCAGTGGTTGGAATGA
- a CDS encoding NTP transferase domain-containing protein, with amino-acid sequence MEFICLAAGKGTRLGRLGDYLQKCMYPVGLKPFVEHTLGQLVASRSARAGHDRITLVVGHHGEQVRRYFGGEFEGLTLEYVEQVQRLGTGHALDLAFQRLRPKESVVAWQADLFVTSSMFHRIGAHPAANVVTLGPGHEEESPVLRATVEGELVTRVWEGEGPLLDVGLWKLSPDVLGRIGERLSPGGEIRMLTNLQRCIDDGVAVGYVVTDEWIHLGGTLPSAEENVRRVVARIHEIVEAPAG; translated from the coding sequence ATGGAGTTCATCTGCCTGGCTGCCGGCAAGGGAACGAGGCTCGGCCGCCTGGGCGATTACCTGCAGAAGTGCATGTACCCGGTGGGGCTCAAGCCGTTCGTCGAGCACACGTTGGGTCAACTGGTGGCGAGCCGGTCGGCACGAGCGGGTCACGACCGGATCACCCTCGTGGTAGGCCACCATGGTGAGCAGGTGCGGCGCTACTTCGGCGGGGAGTTCGAGGGCCTCACCCTGGAGTACGTCGAGCAGGTTCAGAGGCTGGGAACGGGCCATGCCCTCGACCTGGCGTTCCAACGGCTCAGGCCCAAGGAGAGCGTTGTCGCCTGGCAGGCCGACCTCTTCGTCACGAGCTCGATGTTCCATCGGATCGGCGCCCACCCGGCCGCGAACGTCGTGACCCTCGGTCCCGGCCACGAAGAGGAGTCACCGGTACTGCGCGCGACGGTCGAGGGCGAGTTGGTCACCCGCGTCTGGGAGGGGGAGGGCCCGCTGCTCGACGTCGGCCTCTGGAAATTGTCTCCCGACGTACTCGGTCGGATCGGAGAGCGGCTCTCTCCAGGCGGCGAGATACGCATGCTGACGAACCTGCAGAGGTGCATCGACGATGGCGTCGCCGTGGGCTACGTCGTCACGGACGAGTGGATCCACCTGGGCGGAACGCTCCCGTCGGCAGAGGAGAACGTGCGGCGGGTGGTGGCGCGGATACACGAGATCGTGGAGGCCCCGGCGGGATGA
- a CDS encoding YetF domain-containing protein: protein METVVRVVVVYLFVLVSLRIMGKREFGQLAPMELIALLLVPEIVSQSLVGNDYSLTNGFVALSTLLALVFANSLLSHLSKGFEKVSEGEPAVLAHHGKLVQANLNRERISPSELYAEMRKSGLERLDQVRWAVLETDGKISIVPVEPGESVQRKAGKGPL from the coding sequence ATGGAAACGGTTGTGCGCGTGGTGGTCGTCTACCTGTTCGTACTCGTCTCCCTGCGCATCATGGGCAAGCGCGAGTTCGGTCAGCTGGCGCCGATGGAACTGATCGCCCTACTGCTCGTGCCCGAGATCGTGTCCCAGTCGCTCGTAGGCAACGACTACTCACTCACCAATGGCTTCGTGGCGCTGTCGACACTGCTCGCCCTGGTGTTCGCCAACTCCCTGCTCTCTCACCTGAGCAAGGGTTTCGAGAAGGTTTCGGAAGGTGAGCCCGCCGTGCTCGCCCATCACGGGAAGCTGGTCCAGGCGAACCTGAACCGGGAGCGGATCTCCCCCAGCGAACTCTATGCCGAGATGCGCAAGTCGGGCCTGGAGCGCCTAGACCAGGTCCGATGGGCGGTCCTGGAAACGGACGGTAAGATCTCGATAGTTCCCGTCGAGCCGGGAGAGAGCGTGCAGAGGAAAGCGGGGAAGGGCCCCCTATAG
- a CDS encoding STAS domain-containing protein: MVGTERIPILRMGEFLLVSIQVDMHDRLALQLQEDLTSMITATGARGVLIDISALDMVDSFIGRVLGNIAVLSRILDARTVIVGMQPAVAITLVELGISWQGVKTALNVERGMELLRTTLDQADPDDG, encoded by the coding sequence ATGGTAGGAACGGAACGAATACCCATCCTGCGGATGGGCGAATTCCTGCTCGTAAGCATCCAGGTCGACATGCACGACAGGCTCGCCCTCCAGCTTCAGGAGGACCTGACGAGCATGATCACCGCGACCGGGGCCCGTGGTGTGCTCATCGACATCTCGGCGCTGGACATGGTCGACTCGTTCATCGGCCGCGTGCTGGGCAACATCGCGGTGCTCTCACGCATCCTCGACGCCCGTACCGTGATCGTAGGCATGCAGCCGGCCGTGGCGATCACGCTCGTCGAACTCGGGATCTCCTGGCAGGGCGTCAAGACCGCCCTCAACGTCGAACGAGGCATGGAGCTGCTCCGAACGACGTTGGACCAGGCCGATCCCGACGATGGCTAG
- a CDS encoding serine hydrolase domain-containing protein — translation MRATPDSRSIVERAVASGAASCALAFASGDERPFAVGVVREGGPAATPGTIFDLASLTKVVATLPSVVRLLSEGELSLEDRVGRFFSNAGWFQTPSLADSTVRQLLTHTSGLPAWLPLFATTSLRRAALAALLQTPLERPQTVAYSDLGFMLLGALIERVSGERLDRFAKRYVFEPLGMSRTGFGPVDGSDVAATEDCGWRGRLLQGEVHDENAAVWEGVAGHAGLFGTAADLGRYCRSWLLLDPLLGSEEILLEATREQVRSKEGVRFGLGWLLDNDGGWAGKGARGYGHTGFTGTSISLEPAEGGGGSFAVLLTNRVHPHRGRRKGVSELRSAFHEALRAGDEPAEGERR, via the coding sequence ATGCGCGCTACCCCAGACTCCCGGTCCATCGTCGAGAGGGCGGTGGCCTCGGGCGCCGCGTCGTGCGCGTTGGCGTTCGCGTCGGGCGACGAACGGCCTTTCGCCGTGGGAGTGGTCCGGGAGGGAGGTCCGGCGGCGACTCCGGGCACCATCTTCGACCTCGCCTCGCTGACCAAGGTAGTCGCCACCCTGCCCTCGGTCGTGCGGCTCTTGTCGGAAGGGGAACTCTCGCTGGAGGACCGGGTGGGCCGCTTCTTCAGCAACGCAGGCTGGTTCCAGACCCCGTCCCTGGCCGACTCGACGGTCCGTCAGCTACTGACGCACACCTCCGGCCTGCCGGCCTGGCTGCCGCTCTTCGCGACGACCTCGCTGCGGCGCGCCGCGCTCGCCGCCCTGCTGCAGACCCCGCTCGAGCGGCCCCAGACGGTCGCCTACAGCGACCTCGGCTTCATGCTCCTGGGCGCGTTGATAGAACGGGTGAGCGGCGAGCGCCTCGACCGCTTCGCCAAGCGGTACGTCTTCGAGCCACTGGGTATGTCCCGTACCGGCTTCGGGCCGGTGGACGGCAGTGATGTGGCTGCCACCGAGGATTGCGGCTGGCGTGGCCGGTTGCTCCAGGGCGAGGTCCACGACGAGAATGCTGCGGTGTGGGAGGGGGTGGCCGGGCACGCCGGTCTCTTCGGCACCGCTGCCGATCTGGGCCGCTACTGCCGTTCCTGGCTCCTCCTCGACCCGCTGCTGGGGTCCGAGGAGATCCTGCTCGAGGCGACCCGTGAGCAGGTGAGGTCGAAAGAAGGCGTGCGCTTCGGGCTGGGCTGGCTGCTCGACAACGACGGCGGCTGGGCCGGCAAGGGTGCCAGAGGCTACGGCCACACCGGCTTCACCGGCACTTCCATCTCGTTGGAGCCGGCCGAAGGGGGCGGCGGTTCGTTCGCCGTGCTGCTCACCAACCGGGTTCATCCACACCGGGGGCGGCGGAAGGGCGTCTCAGAGCTCCGCAGCGCGTTCCACGAGGCGCTGCGGGCCGGGGACGAGCCGGCGGAAGGGGAGCGGCGATGA
- a CDS encoding ATP-binding protein gives MDEPRLSTILVVNDDEIGRYAMGRILRQAGFGVLEAATGNEGLELAASLPDLVLLDVNLPDISGLEVSARLKGDPATAHIPVLHISATFIDADSQVRGLESGADGYLTYPLEPPVLIATVRAHLRLREAEAQRQELALLLEDVGDAIIVTTPDLKVQRWNRGAERVYGWTEGEVAGRDLAELVCIDSSGDELEPVLRALGDSGHWEGEVRHRNRSGEELFILSSLTLASASPGSDKMMVIVNRDVSELRRAEIERERLVEELRQLNAELEQRVAQRTRELSRTNRVLTSRSNELEALAYSISHDVRAPLRGIDGFSMVLKEDYGELLDEQGRNYLDRIRRAARLMGEQIDHLLALSRLSRWRTSASRVDLTALSHELLSSLAADHPEVDLEFSVEEGLSVVGDEDLLRTLMGHLLENAFKFSQPLERVIIEVGSTEEGDEQVFFVRDHGVGFDMKYRDKLFTAFQHLHPTSEFPGAGVGLATVRRVVHRHGGRVWAESSPGNGATFWFTLPHAPDTEELRQSDQDELASRA, from the coding sequence ATGGACGAGCCCCGGCTGAGTACGATCCTCGTGGTCAACGACGACGAGATCGGTCGTTACGCGATGGGGAGGATCTTGCGGCAGGCTGGCTTCGGCGTGCTGGAGGCGGCCACCGGGAACGAAGGCCTCGAGTTGGCGGCCTCGCTGCCCGACCTGGTGCTGCTCGACGTCAATCTTCCCGACATCAGCGGCCTGGAGGTCAGCGCCCGCCTGAAGGGGGATCCGGCCACGGCTCACATCCCGGTCCTCCACATCTCGGCGACGTTCATCGATGCCGACTCGCAGGTGCGGGGCCTGGAGAGCGGCGCAGACGGCTATCTCACCTATCCTCTCGAGCCGCCGGTTCTCATCGCGACGGTCCGAGCACACCTGCGACTTAGAGAGGCCGAAGCGCAGCGACAGGAGTTGGCGCTGCTCCTCGAGGATGTGGGCGACGCCATCATAGTCACCACGCCCGACCTGAAGGTGCAGCGGTGGAACCGCGGGGCCGAGCGGGTCTACGGCTGGACCGAGGGCGAAGTCGCAGGCCGCGATCTCGCCGAACTCGTATGCATCGACAGCTCGGGCGATGAGCTCGAGCCCGTGCTTCGGGCCCTCGGCGACAGCGGTCACTGGGAGGGCGAGGTCCGCCACCGCAACAGGTCCGGGGAGGAGTTGTTCATCCTCTCCTCGCTGACCCTGGCGAGCGCGTCCCCGGGCAGCGACAAGATGATGGTCATCGTCAATCGGGACGTGAGCGAGCTGCGCCGGGCCGAGATCGAGCGGGAACGGCTGGTCGAAGAGCTCAGGCAACTGAACGCCGAGCTGGAGCAGAGGGTGGCCCAACGCACGCGGGAGTTGAGCAGGACCAACAGGGTGCTGACGAGTCGGAGCAACGAACTCGAGGCCCTCGCCTACTCGATCTCCCACGACGTTCGTGCTCCTCTGCGGGGGATCGACGGCTTCAGCATGGTCCTGAAGGAAGATTACGGTGAGCTGCTCGACGAGCAGGGTCGCAACTACCTCGACCGCATCCGCAGGGCGGCGCGGCTGATGGGGGAGCAGATCGACCACCTCCTCGCCCTGTCGCGACTCTCGCGTTGGCGTACGAGCGCCAGCCGCGTGGACCTGACGGCTCTGTCGCACGAGCTCCTGAGTTCGCTCGCGGCGGATCACCCCGAAGTCGATCTGGAGTTCTCGGTCGAAGAGGGACTCTCGGTGGTAGGCGACGAAGACCTGCTGAGGACCCTGATGGGCCACCTGCTGGAGAACGCTTTCAAGTTCAGTCAACCGTTGGAACGCGTGATCATCGAGGTCGGTTCCACCGAGGAGGGTGACGAGCAGGTCTTCTTCGTTCGCGACCATGGCGTCGGGTTCGACATGAAGTACCGGGACAAGCTGTTCACCGCGTTCCAGCACCTGCATCCCACCTCGGAGTTCCCGGGGGCGGGCGTGGGGCTGGCGACGGTGAGACGGGTGGTCCACCGGCATGGCGGCAGGGTCTGGGCCGAATCGAGCCCCGGCAACGGGGCCACGTTCTGGTTCACCCTTCCGCACGCGCCGGACACGGAGGAGTTGCGGCAAAGCGACCAGGACGAGTTGGCATCGAGGGCCTGA
- a CDS encoding ATP-binding protein, translating into MKRLPLLTLELRYEQDVVTARQRAKQVAQLLGFEPQDQIRVATSVSELARNAVVHAGSGRVEFALEEAPPSQVLVMKVADEGPGIADIEEVLNPSSHGSGTSALGLVGARRLMDGFEIDSTPGNGTTVTIRKARPQSLRPFNRTQLQEITETIVDSQPRTPIDELRQQNQDLITALEALERNQQELVRLNQELEDTNRGVVALYAELDEKAKELHQANQVKSRFLAHMSHEFRTPLNSVLALSRLLLGHADGDLSEEQTKQVIFIRRAAGELLEMVNDLLDMAKVEAGNLPVQPTKVDPQDLMSALRGMFLPLVTSPDVDLVFTGFERIPVLWVDERKLTQILRNFIANALKFTAEGEVRITVELESEAVVFSVTDTGIGIAPEDQENIFEEFRQLSGPAQQKTIGSGLGLAISRKLADLLEATVGVESEPGKGSTFWLRLPTARVPEGVGQSAGSEGHAAPGSRMLIVDDNEIDRYILKGLLADLGYPAVESADGEEGLRRTHAEEPEVIFLDLVMPGVNGFEVLERLREGAETSSIGVVVVTSKSLDEREKSRLDELGAVLLPKSAYSTGDAAALVGSALSQAVARRHEKAR; encoded by the coding sequence ATGAAGCGGCTTCCCCTCCTGACGCTCGAACTCCGTTACGAGCAGGACGTGGTCACCGCACGACAGCGAGCGAAACAGGTGGCTCAGCTGCTCGGCTTCGAACCGCAGGACCAGATCAGGGTCGCCACCTCCGTTTCAGAACTCGCGCGCAACGCCGTCGTCCACGCCGGATCGGGGAGGGTCGAGTTCGCGCTCGAGGAGGCCCCGCCCTCCCAGGTGCTGGTGATGAAGGTCGCCGACGAAGGACCGGGGATCGCCGACATCGAGGAGGTCCTCAACCCCTCCTCGCATGGCAGCGGAACATCGGCCCTCGGGCTGGTTGGCGCGCGCAGGCTTATGGACGGGTTCGAGATCGATTCCACGCCGGGGAACGGAACGACCGTCACGATAAGGAAGGCGCGGCCGCAGTCGCTGCGGCCGTTCAACCGGACGCAGTTGCAGGAGATCACCGAGACGATCGTGGACTCCCAGCCGCGCACGCCGATCGACGAACTGAGGCAGCAGAACCAGGACCTCATAACCGCCCTCGAGGCGCTCGAACGGAACCAGCAGGAGCTGGTGAGACTGAACCAGGAGCTCGAGGATACCAACCGCGGGGTCGTAGCCCTCTACGCCGAGCTCGACGAGAAGGCGAAGGAGTTGCACCAGGCGAATCAGGTGAAGTCGCGCTTCCTCGCTCACATGAGCCACGAGTTCCGCACCCCCCTCAACTCGGTACTCGCACTCTCGCGCCTGCTCCTCGGCCACGCCGACGGCGACCTCTCGGAGGAGCAGACGAAGCAGGTCATATTCATCAGGCGGGCTGCCGGCGAGCTGCTCGAGATGGTCAACGACCTGCTCGACATGGCCAAGGTCGAGGCGGGCAACCTGCCGGTCCAACCCACGAAGGTCGACCCCCAGGATCTGATGAGCGCCCTGCGCGGGATGTTCCTCCCGCTGGTAACGAGCCCCGACGTCGACCTGGTCTTCACCGGCTTCGAGCGGATCCCCGTCCTCTGGGTCGACGAGCGCAAACTCACGCAGATCCTCCGCAACTTCATCGCCAACGCCCTCAAGTTCACCGCAGAAGGCGAAGTCCGGATTACCGTCGAACTGGAGTCGGAGGCGGTCGTTTTCTCGGTGACGGACACCGGCATCGGCATCGCCCCCGAGGATCAGGAGAACATCTTCGAGGAGTTCCGCCAACTGTCGGGACCGGCGCAGCAGAAGACTATCGGCAGCGGCCTCGGACTGGCCATCTCCCGAAAGCTCGCCGACCTCCTGGAGGCCACGGTCGGGGTCGAGAGCGAGCCTGGGAAGGGGTCGACCTTCTGGCTGAGGCTCCCTACCGCACGGGTCCCGGAGGGCGTCGGACAGAGTGCCGGAAGCGAGGGTCACGCGGCGCCGGGCAGCAGGATGCTGATCGTGGACGACAACGAGATCGACCGTTACATCCTCAAGGGCCTGCTGGCGGACCTGGGCTATCCCGCCGTCGAGTCGGCGGACGGCGAGGAGGGCCTTCGGCGCACGCACGCGGAGGAGCCGGAAGTCATCTTCCTCGACCTGGTGATGCCGGGGGTCAACGGCTTCGAGGTCCTAGAGCGGCTGCGTGAGGGAGCGGAAACTAGTAGCATCGGCGTAGTCGTCGTGACCTCGAAGAGCCTGGACGAGCGCGAGAAGAGCCGGCTCGATGAGTTGGGGGCTGTCCTGCTGCCCAAGAGTGCCTATTCGACGGGTGATGCGGCCGCACTGGTTGGCTCGGCCCTGAGCCAGGCGGTCGCACGCCGCCACGAGAAAGCGAGATGA